In Piliocolobus tephrosceles isolate RC106 chromosome 6, ASM277652v3, whole genome shotgun sequence, the following are encoded in one genomic region:
- the RPS6KL1 gene encoding ribosomal protein S6 kinase-like 1 isoform X1, with protein MSLVAYECLPSPGLEPEPCSRARSQARVYLEQIRNRVALGAPDMTKRDYLVDAATQIRLALERDVGEDYEAAFNHYQNGVDVLLRGIHVDPNKERREAVKLKITKYLRRAEEIFNCHLQRPLGSGASPSTGFSSLRLRPIRTLSSAVEQLRGCRVVGVIEKVQLVQDPATGETFVVKSLPRCHMVSRERLTIIPHGVPYMTKLLRYFVSEDSIFLHLEHVQGGTLWSHLLSQAHPRHSGLSSGSTQERMKAQLNPHLNLLTPARLPSGHTPGQDRIALEPPRTSPSLPLAGEAPSTGPQREAEGEPTARTSTSGSSDLPKAPGGHLHLQARRAGQNSDAGPPQGLTWVPEGAGLVLGGCGRGMDQSCLSADGASQGCGRATWSVRQEQVKQWAAETLVALEALHEQGVLCRDLHPGNLLLDQAGHIRLTYFGQWSEVEPQCCGEAVDNLYSAPEVGGISELTEACDWWSFGSLLYELLTGMALSQSHPSGIQAHTQLQLPEWLSHPAASLLTELLQFEPTRRLGVGEGGVSKLKSHPFFSTIQWSKLVG; from the exons ATGAGCCTGGTGGCCTACGAGTGCCTGCCCAGCCCCGGCCTGGAGCCTGAGCCTTGCTCACGAGCACGGTCCCAGGCTCGCGTGTACCTAGAGCAGATTCGCAACAGGGTGGCTCTGGGGGCGCCTGACATGACAAAGCGTGACTATCTGGTGGATGCGGCCACGCAGATCCGGCTGGCCCTGGAGCGCGACGTTGGTGAGGACTATGAAGCGGCCTTCAACCACTATCAGAATGGCGTGGACGTGCTGCTCCGTGGCATACACG TTGACCCCAACAAGGAGCGACGTGAGGCTGTGAAGCTGAAAATTACCAAGTACCTGCGGCGGGCAGAGGAGATCTTCAACTGCCACCTGCAGCGGCCGCTGGGCAGTGGAGCCAGCCCCAGCACG GGTTTCAGCAGCCTGAGGCTCCGGCCCATCCGCACGCTGAGCTCTGCTGTGGAGCAGCTGAGGGGCTGCAGGGTGGTCGGGGTCATCGAGAAG GTGCAGCTGGTCCAGGACCCGGCAACCGGAGAGACCTTCGTGGTGAAG AGCCTACCCAGGTGCCACATGGTGAGCCGGGAGCGGCTGACCATCATCCCACATGGAGTCCCCTACATGACGAAGCTGCTCAGGTACTTTGTGAGCGAGGACTCTATCTTCCTGCACCTGGAGCATGTGCAAG GAGGCACTCTCTGGTCCCACCTGCTCTCCCAGGCGCACCCCCGACATTCTGGGCTCAGCTCTGGCTCTACCCAGGAGAGGATGAAGGCTCAGCTCAacccccacctcaacctcctgacccCAGCGAGGCTCCCCTCAGGCCACACCCCTGGCCAGGACAGAATCGCCCTGGAGCCTCCTAGGACTTCTCCGAGCCTTCCCCTAGCCGGGGAGGCCCCATCCACCGGACCCCAGAGGGAGGCTGAAGGTGAACCCACAGCCAGGACCAGCACCTCTGGCTCCTCggaccttccaaaggccccaggTGGCCACCTGCACCTTCAAGCTAGGCGGGCTGGCCAGAACTCAGACGCTGGGCCCCCTCAGGGGCTCACTTGGGTTCCCGAGGGGGCCGGCCTGGTGCTAGGGGGCTGTGGCCGAGGCATGGATCAGAGCTGCCTGTCAGCAGATGGGGCCAGCCAGGGCTGTGGCAGGGCCACCTGGAGTGTGAGACAGGAGCAGGTGAAGCAGTGGGCGGCGGAGACGCTGGTGGCACTGGAGGCACTGCATGAGCAGGGGGTGCTGTGCCGGGACCTCCACCCCGGGAACCTGCTCCTGGACCAGGCAG GTCACATCCGGCTCACATATTTTGGCCAGTGGTCAGAGGTGGAGCCCCAGTGCTGCGGGGAGGCCGTGGACAATCTCTACAGTGCCCCAG AGGTGGGTGGGATTTCTGAGCTGACAGAAGCCTGTGACTGGTGGAGCTTTGGGTCTCTACTATATGAACTGCTGACAGGAATG GCACTGTCCCAGAGCCACCCTTCAGGAATCCAGGCCCACACCCAGCTCCAGCTGCCCGAGTGGCTCAGTCATCCGGCGGCCTCTCTGCTGACTGAG CTGCTGCAGTTCGAGCCTACCCGGCGCCTGGGCGTGGGAGAAGGTGGTGTCAGCAAACTCAAGTCCCATCCCTTTTTCAGTACCATCCAGTGGAGCAAACTGGTGGGGTAA
- the RPS6KL1 gene encoding ribosomal protein S6 kinase-like 1 isoform X3, translating to MSLVAYECLPSPGLEPEPCSRARSQARVYLEQIRNRVALGAPDMTKRDYLVDAATQIRLALERDVGEDYEAAFNHYQNGVDVLLRGIHVDPNKERREAVKLKITKYLRRAEEIFNCHLQRPLGSGASPSTGFSSLRLRPIRTLSSAVEQLRGCRVVGVIEKVQLVQDPATGETFVVKSLPRCHMVSRERLTIIPHGVPYMTKLLRYFVSEDSIFLHLEHVQGGTLWSHLLSQAHPRHSGLSSGSTQERMKAQLNPHLNLLTPARLPSGHTPGQDRIALEPPRTSPSLPLAGEAPSTGPQREAEGEPTARTSTSGSSDLPKAPGGHLHLQARRAGQNSDAGPPQGLTWVPEGAGLVLGGCGRGMDQSCLSADGASQGCGRATWSVRQEQVKQWAAETLVALEALHEQGVLCRDLHPGNLLLDQAGHIRLTYFGQWSEVEPQCCGEAVDNLYSAPEVGGISELTEACDWWSFGSLLYELLTGMLLQFEPTRRLGVGEGGVSKLKSHPFFSTIQWSKLVG from the exons ATGAGCCTGGTGGCCTACGAGTGCCTGCCCAGCCCCGGCCTGGAGCCTGAGCCTTGCTCACGAGCACGGTCCCAGGCTCGCGTGTACCTAGAGCAGATTCGCAACAGGGTGGCTCTGGGGGCGCCTGACATGACAAAGCGTGACTATCTGGTGGATGCGGCCACGCAGATCCGGCTGGCCCTGGAGCGCGACGTTGGTGAGGACTATGAAGCGGCCTTCAACCACTATCAGAATGGCGTGGACGTGCTGCTCCGTGGCATACACG TTGACCCCAACAAGGAGCGACGTGAGGCTGTGAAGCTGAAAATTACCAAGTACCTGCGGCGGGCAGAGGAGATCTTCAACTGCCACCTGCAGCGGCCGCTGGGCAGTGGAGCCAGCCCCAGCACG GGTTTCAGCAGCCTGAGGCTCCGGCCCATCCGCACGCTGAGCTCTGCTGTGGAGCAGCTGAGGGGCTGCAGGGTGGTCGGGGTCATCGAGAAG GTGCAGCTGGTCCAGGACCCGGCAACCGGAGAGACCTTCGTGGTGAAG AGCCTACCCAGGTGCCACATGGTGAGCCGGGAGCGGCTGACCATCATCCCACATGGAGTCCCCTACATGACGAAGCTGCTCAGGTACTTTGTGAGCGAGGACTCTATCTTCCTGCACCTGGAGCATGTGCAAG GAGGCACTCTCTGGTCCCACCTGCTCTCCCAGGCGCACCCCCGACATTCTGGGCTCAGCTCTGGCTCTACCCAGGAGAGGATGAAGGCTCAGCTCAacccccacctcaacctcctgacccCAGCGAGGCTCCCCTCAGGCCACACCCCTGGCCAGGACAGAATCGCCCTGGAGCCTCCTAGGACTTCTCCGAGCCTTCCCCTAGCCGGGGAGGCCCCATCCACCGGACCCCAGAGGGAGGCTGAAGGTGAACCCACAGCCAGGACCAGCACCTCTGGCTCCTCggaccttccaaaggccccaggTGGCCACCTGCACCTTCAAGCTAGGCGGGCTGGCCAGAACTCAGACGCTGGGCCCCCTCAGGGGCTCACTTGGGTTCCCGAGGGGGCCGGCCTGGTGCTAGGGGGCTGTGGCCGAGGCATGGATCAGAGCTGCCTGTCAGCAGATGGGGCCAGCCAGGGCTGTGGCAGGGCCACCTGGAGTGTGAGACAGGAGCAGGTGAAGCAGTGGGCGGCGGAGACGCTGGTGGCACTGGAGGCACTGCATGAGCAGGGGGTGCTGTGCCGGGACCTCCACCCCGGGAACCTGCTCCTGGACCAGGCAG GTCACATCCGGCTCACATATTTTGGCCAGTGGTCAGAGGTGGAGCCCCAGTGCTGCGGGGAGGCCGTGGACAATCTCTACAGTGCCCCAG AGGTGGGTGGGATTTCTGAGCTGACAGAAGCCTGTGACTGGTGGAGCTTTGGGTCTCTACTATATGAACTGCTGACAGGAATG CTGCTGCAGTTCGAGCCTACCCGGCGCCTGGGCGTGGGAGAAGGTGGTGTCAGCAAACTCAAGTCCCATCCCTTTTTCAGTACCATCCAGTGGAGCAAACTGGTGGGGTAA
- the RPS6KL1 gene encoding ribosomal protein S6 kinase-like 1 isoform X2: MSLVAYECLPSPGLEPEPCSRARSQARVYLEQIRNRVALGAPDMTKRDYLVDAATQIRLALERDVGEDYEAAFNHYQNGVDVLLRGIHVDPNKERREAVKLKITKYLRRAEEIFNCHLQRPLGSGASPSTVQLVQDPATGETFVVKSLPRCHMVSRERLTIIPHGVPYMTKLLRYFVSEDSIFLHLEHVQGGTLWSHLLSQAHPRHSGLSSGSTQERMKAQLNPHLNLLTPARLPSGHTPGQDRIALEPPRTSPSLPLAGEAPSTGPQREAEGEPTARTSTSGSSDLPKAPGGHLHLQARRAGQNSDAGPPQGLTWVPEGAGLVLGGCGRGMDQSCLSADGASQGCGRATWSVRQEQVKQWAAETLVALEALHEQGVLCRDLHPGNLLLDQAGHIRLTYFGQWSEVEPQCCGEAVDNLYSAPEVGGISELTEACDWWSFGSLLYELLTGMALSQSHPSGIQAHTQLQLPEWLSHPAASLLTELLQFEPTRRLGVGEGGVSKLKSHPFFSTIQWSKLVG, translated from the exons ATGAGCCTGGTGGCCTACGAGTGCCTGCCCAGCCCCGGCCTGGAGCCTGAGCCTTGCTCACGAGCACGGTCCCAGGCTCGCGTGTACCTAGAGCAGATTCGCAACAGGGTGGCTCTGGGGGCGCCTGACATGACAAAGCGTGACTATCTGGTGGATGCGGCCACGCAGATCCGGCTGGCCCTGGAGCGCGACGTTGGTGAGGACTATGAAGCGGCCTTCAACCACTATCAGAATGGCGTGGACGTGCTGCTCCGTGGCATACACG TTGACCCCAACAAGGAGCGACGTGAGGCTGTGAAGCTGAAAATTACCAAGTACCTGCGGCGGGCAGAGGAGATCTTCAACTGCCACCTGCAGCGGCCGCTGGGCAGTGGAGCCAGCCCCAGCACG GTGCAGCTGGTCCAGGACCCGGCAACCGGAGAGACCTTCGTGGTGAAG AGCCTACCCAGGTGCCACATGGTGAGCCGGGAGCGGCTGACCATCATCCCACATGGAGTCCCCTACATGACGAAGCTGCTCAGGTACTTTGTGAGCGAGGACTCTATCTTCCTGCACCTGGAGCATGTGCAAG GAGGCACTCTCTGGTCCCACCTGCTCTCCCAGGCGCACCCCCGACATTCTGGGCTCAGCTCTGGCTCTACCCAGGAGAGGATGAAGGCTCAGCTCAacccccacctcaacctcctgacccCAGCGAGGCTCCCCTCAGGCCACACCCCTGGCCAGGACAGAATCGCCCTGGAGCCTCCTAGGACTTCTCCGAGCCTTCCCCTAGCCGGGGAGGCCCCATCCACCGGACCCCAGAGGGAGGCTGAAGGTGAACCCACAGCCAGGACCAGCACCTCTGGCTCCTCggaccttccaaaggccccaggTGGCCACCTGCACCTTCAAGCTAGGCGGGCTGGCCAGAACTCAGACGCTGGGCCCCCTCAGGGGCTCACTTGGGTTCCCGAGGGGGCCGGCCTGGTGCTAGGGGGCTGTGGCCGAGGCATGGATCAGAGCTGCCTGTCAGCAGATGGGGCCAGCCAGGGCTGTGGCAGGGCCACCTGGAGTGTGAGACAGGAGCAGGTGAAGCAGTGGGCGGCGGAGACGCTGGTGGCACTGGAGGCACTGCATGAGCAGGGGGTGCTGTGCCGGGACCTCCACCCCGGGAACCTGCTCCTGGACCAGGCAG GTCACATCCGGCTCACATATTTTGGCCAGTGGTCAGAGGTGGAGCCCCAGTGCTGCGGGGAGGCCGTGGACAATCTCTACAGTGCCCCAG AGGTGGGTGGGATTTCTGAGCTGACAGAAGCCTGTGACTGGTGGAGCTTTGGGTCTCTACTATATGAACTGCTGACAGGAATG GCACTGTCCCAGAGCCACCCTTCAGGAATCCAGGCCCACACCCAGCTCCAGCTGCCCGAGTGGCTCAGTCATCCGGCGGCCTCTCTGCTGACTGAG CTGCTGCAGTTCGAGCCTACCCGGCGCCTGGGCGTGGGAGAAGGTGGTGTCAGCAAACTCAAGTCCCATCCCTTTTTCAGTACCATCCAGTGGAGCAAACTGGTGGGGTAA